One window of Nicotiana tomentosiformis chromosome 11, ASM39032v3, whole genome shotgun sequence genomic DNA carries:
- the LOC138901384 gene encoding uncharacterized protein has translation MDEIAFEERVKVACIHFDWDAIVWHKSYMKSRNSDTFPTWTEYVLALHDNFGEGFEDHMEAIKNLKQTGSVKDYQTEFNKLFNEVNLSTENAISCFLGGLNSELNKAVKIQAPRTLMQTYKIARLQEGVFDAQAQSRGLKFKPLEPNSNIPGRSSGNNYGRRLSAAEMDEKRAQGLCFFYDEKYVQGHNCRARKQLFLVDIVEEDTKGDEQSMELVQEITNASDEFMTISLQAFTGVSDYQTIRVTGYHEKSPLQVLIDTGSTHNFIDQAVARKLGCKADSIVEQSISVADGRKVQTTVCRNLQWLLQGTTFSSNFLLLPLANVDIVLGV, from the exons ATGGATGAAATTGCTTTTGAAGAAAGGGTGAAGGTTGCTTGTATTCATTTTGATTGGGATGCCATTGTATGGCATAAGTCATATATGAAATCCAGGAATAGTGATACATTTCCCACTTGGACTGAATATGTTTTAGCTTTACATGATAACTTTGGGGAAGGGTTTGAAGATCATATGGAAGCTATTAAAAATCTGAAGCAGACCGGTTCTGTGAAGGATTATCAAACTGAATTTAATAAGCTGTTTAATGAAGTAAATTTGTCGACTGAGAACGCCATTAGTTGTTTCTTAGGAGGACTGAACTCAGAACTTAATAAGGCTGTTAAGATTCAAGCACCTAGAACACTTATGCAAACCTACAAAATTGCTAGACTGCAAGAAGGTGTTTTTGATGCACAAGCTCAGTCACGGGGCCTTAAATTT AAACCCCTTGAACCTAATTCCAATATACCCGGTAGATCTTCTGGTAACAATTATGGTAGAAGACTATCTGCTGCTGAGATGGATGAAAAAAGAGCTCAAGGACTGTGTTTTTTCTATGATGAAAAATACGTGCAAGGGCATAACTGCAGAGCAAGGAAGCAATTGTTTCTAGTGGATATAGTGGAGGAGGATACAAAAGGTGATGAGCAGTCTATGGAGTTAGTACAGGAGATCACAAATGCGAGTGATGAGTTTATGACTATCTCCTTACAAGCGTTTACTGGGGTCAGTGACTATCAAACTATTAGAGTGACTGGCTATCATGAGAAGAGTCCTCTACAGGTATTGATTGACACTGGTAGTACTCATAATTTCATTGACCAAGCAGTAGCCAGGAAGTTGGGATGCAAAGCTGACTCTATAGTTGAACAATCCATTAGTGTGGCTGATGGCAGGAAGGTACAAACAACTGTATGTAGGAACTTACAGTGGTTACTACAAGGTACTACCTTCTCCTCAAATTTCCTTCTATTACCTTTGGCCAATGTTGATATAGTTCTGGGAGTATAA